The Sinomonas sp. P10A9 genome contains the following window.
ATCTGTCGAGGCCCTCGGCGACCGCCGCGTGAGCGATCTCGACGCCCGCTCTCTCGGGCTCCCGGAGGGCTTTGTCGCGGCCCTCGCCAGACCCACGCTCTGAGGGTCGCGTTCTGGCTCCCAGAACGGGCGCGGGGGCTAGGTCGGCATGGCAGGGAGCTTGCGCTCGAAGAGCCAGGGGCGCAGGAGCTCGGCGGGCCGGAACCTCCGAGCGCCGGCCCCGACGCGTTCCAGGAGCTCCACGAAATCAGAGGTCGAGGCGTTCCCGTGGCGGTTCTCCTCGCCGAAGGCCCTGAGGGCACGGAAGAATCGGTCGTCGCCGACGGCGCACCGCACGGCATGCAGGGCGAGGGCCCCGCGCTTGTACACGCGGTCATCGAACATGAGGTCGGGCCCCGGATCGCCGATGAGGAAGTCCTGCTTCTGTGCGGCGACGAGCTTCCAGGCGGAGGCCGCCCGGGAGCGCACCGAGCCCTGCCCGGCGTGCTCGCTCCATAGCCACTCGGCGTAGCACGCGAATCCCTCATGCAGCCAGATGTCCTCCCACCGCCGCACCGTCACGGAGTTGCCGAACCACTGGTGCGCGAGCTCGTGGGCGATGAGCCGCTGGGACTCCCAGGACCGGGTGATGTGGTTGCGCCCCAGGATCGAGAGTGTCTGCGCCTCGAGCGGAATCTCGAGGGGGTCCTCGGTGACCACGACCGTGTAGTCGCGGAACGGATACGGACCGAACAGGTCCGAGAACAGCTCGACCATGGCCCGCTGGTCCCGAAGTCCCGCCAGGGCCGCCTGCTTCAGATCGGGAGGAACCGCGGCATACACGCCGACGCCGGGCGAGGCCCGGTGAGGGATGTGCCCGAGCTCGAGGAGCTGGTATCGGCCGATGAGGAGCGTCGCAAGGTAGGGCGCCATGGGCTCGTGGACCTCGTACACCCACGTCTCCCGGCTCGCCTTGCGGCGGTGGCCCACAAGGAGGCCGTTCGAGACGACCCGGTAGCCGGCGTCCGCGGTGGCGGAGATGCGGAACGTGGCCTTCTGGCTCGGATGATCGTTGCAGGGGAACCAGGTGGGCGCACCGACCGGCTGACCCGCTACGATCACGCCGTCCGAAAGCTCCTCCCAGCCCACCTCGCCCCACTGCCCGTCCGCGGGCCCCGGATTGCCCTCGTACCGCACCTCGAGGGTGAAGTCCTTGCCTTTCGCGAGCGGGGACGCGGGGGTGATGCGGAGTTCGTTGCCGCGTTGGACCGTCCGTGCGGGCTTGGCGCCGTCCACCTGGGCCTTGAGCGCGCGCATGCCGGTGAGGCTCAGGGTGATCGTCTCCAGCCGCTCCTTCGCGGTGGCGCGGATCCGTGCGCGCCCGGCGAGGCGGTTGCTCGCGAGGCGGATGTCGAGCTCGAGGTCGTAGTGCCGCACGCGGTAGGCGCCGCTCCCGTGGCCGGGCGTGTACTGGTCCGGGAGGGCGCCGTTCTTGGACGTCTTCTTCGGCAGGATGTGCTTGTAAGGGCTCACCGGATGGGTGCCTCCGGCTCCTTCCACGGCACCACGGGATTGCCTCGCCAGTAGGAGGCAGCAGGAACATGCTCGCCGCGCATGACGAGCGACGCCGGGCCGACCGTCGCGCCGTCGGAGATCTCCGCCCCGGGCAGGACCACGCCGTGCGGACCGAGAGTGGCCCCCTCGCCGAGCACCACGGTATCGATGCTCATGATGCGGTCGTGGAAGAGGTGGGTCTGCACGACGCAGCCCCGGTTGACGGTTGAGCTGGGGCCGAGCGTCACGAGGTCGGCCTCGGGCAGCCAGTAGCTCTCGCACCATGCTCCCGAACCGATCTTCGCGCCCAGGGACCTCAGCCACCACACGAGAGCGGGGGTGCCGGCCGCCGCGCGCGCGAACCACGGCGCCGCGACCATCTCCACGAACGTGTCCTGGACCTCGTTGCGCCAGACGAACGAGCTCCACAGTGGATGCTCGCTGGCGCGGATCCGCCCCACGAACAGCCACTTCGCCACGGTCGCGGACGCCGCCGCGACGCCGCCGGCCACGAGCATGACGGCCCCGCACACGAGGGCGGCAGCCAGATAGCCCCAGGCGGCGGCGAGCCAGTCGAGGGACACGAGGACAACGACGGCGATCGCCACAGTGAGCACGACCGGCAGCGCACGGCACAGCTCCCACAACGCTCGCGCGACCTTGAGCCGCGACGTCGGGCGGAAGGTCCGCTCGGTGTCGACCGTGATAGCGGTGCGCCGGAGGCGGACGGGCGGGCTCCCGAGCCACGACGAGCCGGACTTGGCCTTCTTGGGGGTGGCGGAGAGGACCGCGACGAGGCCGTCCTTCGGCACCGAGCGGCCGGCCGCTGTCATGCCCGAGTTGCCCAGGAAGGCGCGCTTGCCCACCTTGGCCGGGGCGATCCTCACCCAGCCGCCGCCGAGCTCGTAGCTGGCGACCATCGTGTCGTCGGCGAGGAACGCACCGTCGGCCACCGTGGTCATCTTGGGCAGGAGCAGCACCGTTGACGCCTCGACGTCCTTGCCGATCTTCGCGCCCAGGATCCTCAGCCACACCGGCGTGAAGAGGCTCGCGTAGATCGGGAAGAGGACGTCGCGCGCCATGTCCAGCACCCGTTCTGTGGCCCAGACCTGCCACCCTGTGCGGGACCGGATGCGGTGGTAGCCCTCCGTCAGGCCGAGGCCGAGCAGCCGGGTGACCCCGGCGATGAGCAGAAGATTGAGCGCGAACCACGCGGCGGCCGCGAGGGGCGTCGCAGCGAGGAGCGGCCCCACGGCCTCGTGGAGTGAATGGTGCCCACGGACCAAACCTACGAGGACGAGAGTGGCCGCTGCGGCCGAGACGAACGGAATGAGGGCCAGGAGCGTCGAGCCCGCGGCGAACGCGCCGATCCACGCGCCCTCCCGCACCCGGGACCGCCTCACGGTGGCCTCGGGCCAGCTCGGTTTCGCCTTGCCCACGCGGGTCGCGGGCGACCCGGCGACGCGCAGGCCCTCCTTGACCCTCCCCGAGACGGCCGAGCCGGGGTCGACGACGGCTCCCGCGCCGATGCGCGCCCCGGGCAGGAGTGTGCTGCGGGCGCCGATCGTCGCGCCGGAGCCGATGCTGATGCCCCCGATGTGGACCCAGTCGCCGTCGATCCACCAGCCCGAGAGGTCAACTTCGGGCTCCACCGACGCGCCGGATCCGACGGACAGCATGCCGGTGACCGGCGGTACGGAATGGAGCACGGCGTCCCGGCCGATCTTCGCGCCCAGGGCCCGTGCGTAGTAGGGGACCCACGGCGCGCTCGCGAGGCTCACGGCCTGCGCGAGATCCGCGATCTGCTCTGCGAGCCACAGCCTCAGGTGCACGCTGCCCGAGCGCGGGTAGCGCCCGGGAGCGACTCCCCGCAGCAGCAGGCGCGCGGCCACCACCGAGATGCCCATGCGGCCCCACGGACTCACGAACACGATCCATGACGCCGCGACCCACCACCACGAGAGCGTCGGGGCTGCGGAGAACCCGGAGCCGGTGGCAATCGCGGCGGCTCCCGACAGCAGATTGTTCCCGGCCGCGAGGTACGTGAGCCAGCGCATGCCGACGAGGATGAAGAGTGGGATCCCCATGAGCGTCTGGACCAGCTGGGTCCTGCGGGACGTGGGCCGCACGGTGCGCTCGCGGGGTTCCGTGGACCCCGCTGGCGCGGAGCCGAGCACCGCCTCGACGAGGGCCCCGACGCGGGGGTGGGCGTAGATGTCGGCGACCGTCACCGTGGGGTAGCGCCGCCGCAGCGCCGAGACGAGCTGGGCCGCGGCGAGGGATCCACCGCCGTGGGCGAAGAAGTCGGCGTCGAGCCCAGGCGCCCTCGTGCCGAGGACAGCGCCCCACTGCTCGACGATCCACGCGGCGTCCTCGGGAAGCTCGAGGTCCGGGCCCTCGTCGTTGTCCTGGCCGGGCAGCGGCCACGGAAGCGCGTTGCGGTCCACCTTGCCGCTCGTCTTGGTCGGGAGGGTGTCGACGACGGCGAGCACCGGCACGAGCGCCGCCGGCAGCTCGCGCCTGAGGTGCCTGCGGGACGCGGCGAGGTCCGGTGCAGTGCCCTCGACCGGCGCAAGGTAGCCGACGAGGATCTGGTTCCCGGCCGCCGTCGTGCGCACGGCAGCAGCCGCGCCGGCGATGCCGGGGAGCGACTGGAGTGCGGCGTCGACCTCTCCGAGCTCGATCCGGCGGCCGCCGAGCTTGACCTGCTCGTCGGCGCGGCCCTGGAAGAGGAGGCCCGCGGACTCGAACTTGACGAGGTCGCCCGAGCGGTAGGCGCGCTCCCAGCCGAGCGTGGGCATGGGGGCGTACTTCTCGGCGTCCTTGGCCGGGTCGAGGTAACGGGCCAGGCCGATGCCGCCGATGATGAGCTCGCCGATGCCGCCCTCCGCGACGGGCAAGCCTGCGGCGTCGACGATCGCGAGGTCCCAACCGTCGAGGGGGAGCCCGATCCGCACGGGGCCGACGCCGTCCATCGGCGCCGCGCACGCCACGACGGTCGCCTCGGTGGGCCCGTACGTGTTCCACACTTCGCGGCCGTCCACGGCGAGCCGCGCCGCAAGCTCCGGCGGGCAGGCCTCGCCGCCGAAGATGAGCAGGCGGACGTTCTCGAGGGCCTCGGCCGGCCAGAGCGCGGCGAGGGTCGGAACCGTCGAGACGATCGTGATGCCCCGCTGCACGAGCCACGGGCCCAGATCCATCCCGGTCCGCACGAGGGCCCGGGGTGCCGGCACGAGGCATGCGCCGTGGCGCCAGGCAAGCCACAT
Protein-coding sequences here:
- a CDS encoding Pls/PosA family non-ribosomal peptide synthetase, translated to MTSTNEPEGTAVSEPLDDQASETPRPLETGQPYPPQLPGSDRTPDPRTLIDVLTATAEAFPEAPALDDGTRALSYTELLEEVRAMGRRLHAAGLGAGDRLGIRIPSGTTELYVAILATMLVGAAYVPVDADDPDERAKLVFSEAKVAGILRGGGTMVVDQKRPKPFPAPRPAAPEDDCWIIFTSGSTGTPKGVAVAHRSAAAFVDAEARLFLQDEPIGPEDRVLAGLSVAFDASCEEMWLAWRHGACLVPAPRALVRTGMDLGPWLVQRGITIVSTVPTLAALWPAEALENVRLLIFGGEACPPELAARLAVDGREVWNTYGPTEATVVACAAPMDGVGPVRIGLPLDGWDLAIVDAAGLPVAEGGIGELIIGGIGLARYLDPAKDAEKYAPMPTLGWERAYRSGDLVKFESAGLLFQGRADEQVKLGGRRIELGEVDAALQSLPGIAGAAAAVRTTAAGNQILVGYLAPVEGTAPDLAASRRHLRRELPAALVPVLAVVDTLPTKTSGKVDRNALPWPLPGQDNDEGPDLELPEDAAWIVEQWGAVLGTRAPGLDADFFAHGGGSLAAAQLVSALRRRYPTVTVADIYAHPRVGALVEAVLGSAPAGSTEPRERTVRPTSRRTQLVQTLMGIPLFILVGMRWLTYLAAGNNLLSGAAAIATGSGFSAAPTLSWWWVAASWIVFVSPWGRMGISVVAARLLLRGVAPGRYPRSGSVHLRLWLAEQIADLAQAVSLASAPWVPYYARALGAKIGRDAVLHSVPPVTGMLSVGSGASVEPEVDLSGWWIDGDWVHIGGISIGSGATIGARSTLLPGARIGAGAVVDPGSAVSGRVKEGLRVAGSPATRVGKAKPSWPEATVRRSRVREGAWIGAFAAGSTLLALIPFVSAAAATLVLVGLVRGHHSLHEAVGPLLAATPLAAAAWFALNLLLIAGVTRLLGLGLTEGYHRIRSRTGWQVWATERVLDMARDVLFPIYASLFTPVWLRILGAKIGKDVEASTVLLLPKMTTVADGAFLADDTMVASYELGGGWVRIAPAKVGKRAFLGNSGMTAAGRSVPKDGLVAVLSATPKKAKSGSSWLGSPPVRLRRTAITVDTERTFRPTSRLKVARALWELCRALPVVLTVAIAVVVLVSLDWLAAAWGYLAAALVCGAVMLVAGGVAAASATVAKWLFVGRIRASEHPLWSSFVWRNEVQDTFVEMVAAPWFARAAAGTPALVWWLRSLGAKIGSGAWCESYWLPEADLVTLGPSSTVNRGCVVQTHLFHDRIMSIDTVVLGEGATLGPHGVVLPGAEISDGATVGPASLVMRGEHVPAASYWRGNPVVPWKEPEAPIR
- a CDS encoding M1 family metallopeptidase; translated protein: MSPYKHILPKKTSKNGALPDQYTPGHGSGAYRVRHYDLELDIRLASNRLAGRARIRATAKERLETITLSLTGMRALKAQVDGAKPARTVQRGNELRITPASPLAKGKDFTLEVRYEGNPGPADGQWGEVGWEELSDGVIVAGQPVGAPTWFPCNDHPSQKATFRISATADAGYRVVSNGLLVGHRRKASRETWVYEVHEPMAPYLATLLIGRYQLLELGHIPHRASPGVGVYAAVPPDLKQAALAGLRDQRAMVELFSDLFGPYPFRDYTVVVTEDPLEIPLEAQTLSILGRNHITRSWESQRLIAHELAHQWFGNSVTVRRWEDIWLHEGFACYAEWLWSEHAGQGSVRSRAASAWKLVAAQKQDFLIGDPGPDLMFDDRVYKRGALALHAVRCAVGDDRFFRALRAFGEENRHGNASTSDFVELLERVGAGARRFRPAELLRPWLFERKLPAMPT